A genomic stretch from Candidatus Hydrogenisulfobacillus filiaventi includes:
- the fliQ gene encoding flagellar biosynthesis protein (Evidence 2a : Function from experimental evidences in other organisms; PubMedId : 1482109; Product type s : structure), giving the protein MLDQALALSQEAMVTAGVVILPLLLAALLVGLLVGLFQATTQIQELTLSFLPKLIAMGIILYLAGPWFLRVLVGFAAHDLGGFWRVAYLP; this is encoded by the coding sequence ATGCTGGACCAGGCCCTGGCCTTGAGCCAGGAGGCCATGGTGACGGCGGGGGTGGTCATCCTGCCCCTGCTGCTGGCAGCGCTGCTGGTCGGGCTGCTGGTGGGCCTGTTTCAGGCCACCACCCAGATTCAGGAGCTGACCCTCTCCTTCCTGCCCAAGCTGATTGCCATGGGCATCATCCTCTACCTGGCCGGCCCCTGGTTCCTGCGGGTGCTGGTCGGCTTCGCGGCTCACGACCTGGGGGGCTTCTGGCGGGTGGCGTACCTGCCATGA
- a CDS encoding Flagellar biosynthesis protein FlhF — protein MIVKRFVGRDAREALALAKLELGEDAIVISSGTARQTWWRFWETGYQVLVAVDDQRPPAPAEAAATAAPVVSPPAPAGPPPPAEAPPLPWDEMLRLLRGLDGRLAGLEGQPRGARGEGYRLLRARGLEEDWARTLAAVLPEDRELAPGVVRRQLEQELARRLGPPQLLPAQGPVVAVFVGPTGAGKTTTIAKLAAYFRLTQQKEVLLVTADTFRAGATEQLKTFGSLLAVPVEVVMRPQELAARLAQGVPEVVLVDTAGHSPRHAMHMAETRAWLEAARPTHLLLTVPATMRSEEVVAAGRAFTGGRPAAVVLTKVDEAASLGAALGGVLELGWPLAYLTDGQQVPEDIEAALADTVAGRLFAEEGESRHDG, from the coding sequence ATGATCGTCAAGCGTTTCGTGGGCCGGGACGCCCGGGAGGCCCTGGCCCTGGCCAAGTTGGAGCTGGGGGAGGACGCCATCGTCATCTCCTCCGGCACCGCGCGTCAGACCTGGTGGCGGTTCTGGGAGACCGGTTACCAGGTGCTGGTGGCAGTGGACGACCAACGCCCACCGGCTCCGGCCGAGGCGGCCGCCACCGCGGCGCCCGTGGTGTCCCCGCCCGCGCCGGCGGGCCCCCCGCCGCCGGCGGAGGCGCCACCCCTGCCCTGGGACGAGATGCTGCGCCTGCTGCGAGGCCTGGACGGGCGCCTCGCGGGCCTGGAGGGGCAGCCGCGGGGGGCACGGGGGGAGGGCTACCGCCTTCTGCGCGCGCGGGGCCTGGAGGAGGATTGGGCGCGGACCCTGGCCGCGGTCCTGCCGGAAGACCGCGAGCTGGCTCCGGGCGTGGTCCGGCGCCAGCTGGAGCAGGAACTGGCCCGCCGCCTGGGCCCGCCCCAGCTGCTGCCGGCCCAGGGCCCGGTGGTGGCCGTCTTCGTGGGACCCACCGGGGCGGGCAAAACCACCACCATCGCCAAGCTGGCCGCCTACTTCCGCCTCACCCAGCAGAAGGAGGTGCTGCTGGTGACCGCAGATACCTTCCGGGCCGGGGCCACCGAGCAACTCAAGACCTTCGGCAGCCTGCTGGCGGTACCGGTGGAGGTGGTGATGCGGCCGCAGGAGCTGGCCGCCCGCCTGGCGCAGGGGGTGCCGGAGGTGGTGCTGGTAGATACCGCCGGCCACTCCCCCCGCCATGCCATGCACATGGCCGAGACCCGGGCCTGGCTAGAGGCGGCCCGTCCCACCCATCTGCTCCTGACCGTGCCTGCCACCATGCGCAGCGAGGAAGTGGTGGCGGCGGGCCGGGCCTTCACCGGCGGACGGCCGGCGGCGGTGGTGCTGACCAAGGTGGACGAGGCCGCCAGCCTGGGGGCCGCCCTGGGCGGGGTGCTGGAGCTGGGCTGGCCGTTGGCCTACCTGACCGACGGGCAGCAGGTGCCGGAGGACATCGAGGCGGCGCTGGCCGACACCGTGGCCGGGCGCCTGTTCGCCGAAGAAGGGGAGAGCCGCCATGACGGCTAA
- a CDS encoding Flagellar biosynthesis protein FlhB, with amino-acid sequence MATGGERTQQPTRRRLERARREGRAGWRSPDLQGAAGLLAAFAGLGLYGAYAGPRLAALFRLELVGAASPARGADWGTAIREAGQVLAAVAAPFVLALLVLGVGLAAAQGGLRFSLKAAAPDWSRVDPVRGLARLFSLATLWELGKGLLKLGAVGAVVGITIARQLAAYPALVAMPVGQALAQGAIWLKTVLVRGAAAYLAVALVDAGVQYRRHRQSLMMTVQEVREEFKETEGDPRLKSRRRELARRFLKAGLHRVADASVVITNPTHLAVALQWDAAVMVAPTVVAKGQDEMALLIRREAVAHGVPVVEDPPLARALYPVPLGMPIPAEHYRAVAAVLAFLIRRGRPEAEGGSAWT; translated from the coding sequence GTGGCGACCGGAGGGGAACGCACCCAGCAGCCCACCCGGCGGCGCCTGGAGCGGGCGCGCCGGGAGGGACGGGCGGGATGGCGCAGTCCCGACCTGCAGGGGGCGGCGGGGCTGCTGGCCGCCTTTGCCGGCCTGGGCCTCTACGGCGCTTACGCCGGGCCCCGCTTGGCGGCCCTCTTCCGCCTCGAGCTGGTCGGGGCGGCCTCCCCGGCCCGGGGGGCGGACTGGGGCACGGCCATCCGGGAGGCGGGACAGGTCCTGGCGGCGGTTGCGGCCCCCTTCGTCCTGGCCCTGCTGGTGCTGGGGGTGGGTTTGGCGGCGGCGCAGGGGGGACTTCGCTTCAGCCTCAAGGCGGCCGCCCCCGACTGGAGTCGGGTCGATCCCGTCCGCGGCCTGGCGCGGCTCTTTTCCCTGGCCACCCTATGGGAGCTGGGCAAGGGCCTGCTCAAGCTGGGGGCAGTGGGGGCGGTGGTGGGCATCACCATCGCGCGCCAGCTGGCGGCCTACCCGGCCCTGGTGGCGATGCCGGTGGGGCAGGCGCTGGCTCAGGGCGCCATCTGGCTCAAGACGGTCCTGGTACGGGGTGCGGCCGCCTACCTGGCGGTGGCCCTGGTCGACGCCGGGGTACAGTACCGCCGCCACCGCCAGAGCCTGATGATGACAGTCCAGGAAGTGCGGGAGGAGTTCAAGGAGACGGAGGGCGACCCCCGCCTCAAAAGCCGGCGCCGGGAGCTGGCGCGCCGCTTTCTGAAGGCCGGCCTGCACCGGGTGGCGGACGCCAGCGTGGTCATCACCAACCCCACCCATCTGGCGGTGGCCCTGCAATGGGATGCTGCGGTCATGGTGGCGCCCACCGTGGTGGCCAAAGGGCAGGATGAGATGGCGCTCCTCATCCGCCGGGAGGCGGTGGCGCACGGGGTGCCGGTGGTGGAGGACCCGCCCCTGGCCCGGGCCCTCTATCCCGTGCCGCTGGGGATGCCCATCCCGGCCGAGCATTACCGGGCGGTGGCGGCGGTGCTGGCCTTCCTGATCCGCCGGGGGCGGCCTGAAGCGGAAGGAGGATCGGCATGGACCTGA
- a CDS encoding Flagellar biosynthesis protein FliR, with product MTLTIGLEGYVSSFLLVFARLWGFLLVAPVSGSLLITQPVRVALAALLAFALLPAAAPHLVNPPWGLLPLGIGLQFALGVMLGLVLAVFWSAFAMAGQLVTYQLGIGLVTPARPSLLAAGSVLGEFQSLLALLVFVASGGLELGVVALARSFQALPLTAAGIPAHAVGFLEGLMTTALAMSLLLGAPMLLAGLVVDLSTGILARAFPQLNAYFLALPVGVGVVLAVWMATLPLFFTVSGNVWHLAWTAVSRLLAIWQGR from the coding sequence ATGACCCTCACCATCGGGCTAGAGGGCTATGTCAGCAGTTTCCTGCTGGTGTTCGCGCGCCTGTGGGGCTTCCTGCTGGTGGCCCCTGTGAGCGGTAGCCTGCTCATCACTCAGCCGGTGCGGGTGGCCCTGGCCGCCCTGCTGGCCTTCGCCCTCCTGCCTGCCGCCGCCCCCCACCTGGTTAACCCCCCCTGGGGGCTGCTGCCGTTGGGGATCGGCCTTCAGTTCGCCCTGGGGGTGATGCTGGGGCTGGTGCTGGCGGTCTTCTGGAGCGCCTTCGCCATGGCCGGGCAGCTGGTGACCTATCAGCTGGGCATCGGCCTCGTGACCCCCGCCCGGCCCTCCCTGCTGGCGGCGGGGTCGGTGCTGGGCGAATTTCAGTCCCTGCTGGCCCTACTGGTGTTTGTAGCCAGCGGAGGGCTGGAGCTGGGCGTGGTGGCCTTGGCGCGCAGCTTCCAGGCGCTGCCGCTCACGGCCGCCGGCATCCCCGCCCATGCTGTCGGCTTCCTGGAGGGGCTCATGACCACGGCGTTGGCCATGAGCCTCCTGCTGGGCGCGCCGATGCTGCTTGCGGGGCTGGTGGTGGACCTCTCCACCGGCATCCTGGCCCGGGCCTTCCCCCAGCTCAACGCCTATTTCCTGGCCCTGCCGGTCGGGGTCGGGGTGGTGCTGGCGGTCTGGATGGCCACCTTGCCCCTCTTCTTCACCGTCAGCGGTAACGTATGGCACCTGGCCTGGACGGCGGTAAGTCGCCTGTTGGCCATCTGGCAGGGGAGGTGA
- a CDS encoding Flagellar basal-body rod protein flgG, producing MDALYTAAAGLKAQTANLNLAAADLADRASLGYLAAVPEDIAYPVVTIVRAGRQPAVVGTAVATGVAAATRYSLAPSAVESTGVATDLAVSGPGFFAVRTPQGVAWTRDGRFHRTPAGWLADAQGYPVLTTAGTPLVVGQAPFTVSADGTVEAGGQILGRLALADLAPQGLTSLGQGLYRGTPLPFTGEVLQGAVDGSNVPVTATISRLLSAQAAYQALAGLVNEESQRLGEAAGLAVLP from the coding sequence ATGGACGCCTTGTATACGGCGGCGGCGGGACTGAAGGCCCAGACTGCCAACCTCAATCTGGCGGCGGCGGACCTGGCCGATCGCGCCAGCCTCGGCTATCTGGCGGCGGTGCCGGAGGACATCGCCTATCCGGTCGTCACCATCGTGCGCGCGGGACGGCAGCCGGCAGTGGTGGGCACGGCCGTGGCCACGGGGGTGGCGGCCGCCACTCGTTATAGCCTCGCCCCTTCGGCAGTGGAGAGCACCGGCGTGGCCACCGACTTGGCGGTGAGCGGCCCCGGCTTCTTTGCCGTGCGAACCCCCCAGGGGGTGGCCTGGACCCGGGACGGCCGGTTCCATCGCACCCCGGCCGGCTGGCTGGCCGACGCTCAGGGCTACCCGGTCCTCACCACCGCCGGCACGCCCCTGGTGGTCGGCCAGGCGCCGTTCACGGTGAGCGCCGACGGCACAGTGGAGGCCGGCGGCCAGATCCTGGGCCGGTTGGCGTTGGCCGACCTCGCCCCCCAGGGGCTGACCAGCCTGGGCCAGGGGCTCTACCGGGGCACCCCGCTGCCCTTCACCGGTGAGGTGCTGCAGGGGGCGGTGGACGGCTCCAATGTCCCCGTGACCGCCACCATCAGCCGCCTCCTCAGCGCCCAGGCGGCCTATCAGGCGCTGGCCGGACTGGTGAATGAGGAGTCGCAGCGCCTGGGGGAGGCGGCCGGCCTGGCGGTGCTGCCCTAA
- a CDS encoding Flagellar hook protein flgE, translating to MGALYAAISGLNAEQTALNVVAENIANTNTVGYKSSSVRFAEALLQTLSAGSAPSATLGGTNPIQVAAGSAVNPAAVAVNMAQGSLQATGSNTDMAIQGAGFFVVKTPNGYAYTRAGNFHLDANGELVTAQGDPVLGWTAGEVQNGLLTPQNLGPLTIPIGTTLHATATSGATLTGNLNSTNTGTANAASTSYSVPMTLYDQAGNSITVTLVFSDPTAVSGTTSSGAAWQGIQWTAKLEDASGNQIGNTQYLNIPTNAGGPAPFWASGAGSGTAATSGAASWTIPASGPFPDGSPPITLTITNNQVSTMTSYASSTTAQASPNGNGAGVLVNFSVQADGTIEGTFSNGQTATLGMVALAGFNNPAGLLNIGNNLWQQSNDSGVPVYGAGGKGGRGTIVDGSLEESNVNLSNQFVDMIVAQQGYQANAKVITVDQVLKNTLIQAIQ from the coding sequence ATGGGAGCGCTGTATGCCGCCATCTCCGGGCTCAATGCGGAGCAGACGGCGCTCAACGTGGTGGCGGAGAATATCGCCAACACCAATACAGTAGGGTACAAATCGAGCTCGGTGCGGTTCGCGGAAGCCCTGCTGCAGACCCTTTCCGCAGGCTCAGCGCCCAGCGCCACCCTCGGGGGAACCAACCCCATCCAGGTGGCGGCAGGGTCCGCGGTCAACCCGGCGGCGGTGGCGGTCAACATGGCGCAGGGCAGCCTGCAGGCCACCGGCAGCAACACCGATATGGCCATTCAGGGGGCCGGCTTCTTCGTGGTCAAGACCCCCAACGGCTATGCCTATACCCGCGCCGGCAACTTCCACCTGGATGCCAACGGGGAACTGGTGACGGCCCAGGGGGATCCCGTACTGGGCTGGACTGCCGGGGAGGTGCAGAACGGGCTGCTGACCCCGCAGAACCTGGGGCCGTTAACTATTCCCATCGGTACGACCCTGCATGCTACCGCAACCAGCGGCGCCACCCTGACCGGCAACCTGAACAGTACCAACACGGGTACGGCCAATGCGGCCAGCACGTCCTATAGCGTGCCGATGACCCTCTATGATCAGGCCGGCAATTCAATCACTGTGACGCTGGTTTTTTCCGATCCCACAGCGGTTTCCGGCACCACCTCCTCCGGGGCAGCTTGGCAGGGCATCCAATGGACCGCGAAGCTGGAGGACGCCAGCGGCAATCAGATCGGTAATACCCAGTACCTGAACATCCCCACCAACGCCGGCGGCCCCGCGCCGTTCTGGGCTTCGGGAGCCGGATCCGGCACCGCGGCAACCAGCGGTGCGGCCAGCTGGACGATTCCCGCCTCGGGCCCCTTTCCCGATGGGTCGCCGCCCATCACCTTGACCATCACCAACAACCAGGTCAGTACCATGACCTCCTACGCCAGCAGCACCACCGCCCAGGCGAGTCCCAACGGCAACGGGGCCGGGGTGCTGGTGAACTTCAGCGTGCAGGCGGACGGCACCATTGAAGGCACCTTCTCCAACGGCCAGACCGCCACCCTGGGCATGGTCGCCCTGGCGGGGTTCAACAACCCGGCGGGCCTGCTCAACATCGGCAACAACCTCTGGCAGCAGTCCAACGACTCCGGGGTGCCGGTATATGGCGCGGGCGGCAAAGGCGGCCGCGGCACCATCGTGGACGGATCCCTGGAGGAGTCCAACGTCAACCTGTCCAACCAGTTTGTCGACATGATCGTGGCCCAGCAGGGATACCAGGCCAACGCCAAGGTCATCACTGTGGACCAGGTGTTGAAGAACACCCTCATCCAGGCCATCCAGTAG
- a CDS encoding Peroxiredoxin family protein: MAENTEALNILMLSGEFSKLEAAALVSMMSASYGKTVRIFVSMDALPAFHKDPQVAAQVQMSPVATRIKEKSDDYLTLLRQAKEMGDVHIYACSLVMDLYGWKLDDFQEGIFDDALGVAGFLAQSEGQPVMNF; this comes from the coding sequence ATGGCGGAAAACACCGAGGCGCTCAACATCCTCATGCTGTCCGGCGAATTCAGCAAGCTGGAGGCCGCCGCCCTGGTCTCCATGATGTCGGCCAGCTACGGCAAGACCGTACGCATTTTCGTCTCCATGGACGCCCTGCCGGCGTTTCATAAGGACCCCCAGGTGGCCGCCCAGGTGCAGATGAGCCCGGTGGCCACCCGCATCAAGGAGAAGAGCGACGACTACCTGACCCTCTTGCGCCAAGCCAAGGAGATGGGGGACGTCCACATCTACGCCTGCTCGCTGGTCATGGACCTCTACGGCTGGAAGCTGGACGACTTCCAGGAGGGCATCTTCGATGACGCCCTGGGCGTGGCGGGCTTCCTGGCCCAAAGTGAAGGCCAGCCGGTGATGAACTTTTAA
- a CDS encoding Site-determining protein, translated as MTAKQADHLRGWIEAQGGRIREQIRQGGSSGARVLAITSGKGGVGKTTLAVNLALDLVLKGERVILLDADLGLANVNILLGIEPRHTLWDVVEGSRGLADIVEPGPYGLKLVPGASGLAALARLDPPTLDALVSGFRELDRACDWLIADTGAGIAPGVLAFSLAADAVLVVTQPEPTALTDAYGLIKALWAEGYTGAVQLVVNRVRNERQGLEVAGRLKELARRALGVEVTPVGVVRDDPAVHHALMRQAAFIDHQPPGPAAQDIHRLGDQLLGRARPAGGGGIRGFMARMFDRYRALAAEDVPSSGEGG; from the coding sequence ATGACGGCTAAACAGGCCGATCACCTCCGGGGCTGGATCGAGGCCCAAGGGGGACGCATCCGCGAGCAGATCCGGCAGGGCGGGTCCAGCGGGGCCCGGGTCCTGGCCATCACCTCCGGCAAGGGGGGCGTGGGCAAGACCACCCTGGCCGTGAACCTGGCCCTCGACCTGGTGCTGAAGGGCGAACGGGTGATCCTGCTGGACGCCGACCTCGGGCTGGCCAACGTTAACATCCTGCTCGGGATCGAGCCCCGCCATACCCTGTGGGACGTGGTGGAGGGCAGCCGGGGGCTGGCGGACATCGTGGAGCCGGGGCCCTACGGGCTCAAGCTGGTGCCCGGCGCCTCCGGCTTGGCGGCCTTGGCCCGCCTGGATCCCCCGACGCTGGATGCCCTGGTCTCGGGTTTCCGGGAGCTCGATCGGGCCTGCGATTGGCTGATCGCCGACACCGGAGCGGGCATCGCCCCCGGCGTGCTGGCCTTCTCCCTGGCCGCCGATGCGGTGCTGGTGGTTACCCAGCCGGAGCCCACCGCCCTCACCGACGCTTATGGCCTCATCAAGGCGTTGTGGGCGGAAGGGTACACCGGTGCCGTGCAGCTGGTGGTCAACCGGGTGCGCAACGAGCGGCAGGGCCTGGAGGTGGCGGGGCGGCTCAAGGAGCTGGCGCGGCGGGCCCTGGGGGTGGAGGTGACCCCGGTGGGGGTGGTGCGCGATGACCCGGCGGTGCATCACGCCCTCATGCGGCAGGCCGCCTTCATCGACCATCAGCCACCCGGCCCGGCCGCCCAGGACATCCACCGGCTGGGGGATCAGCTGTTGGGCCGTGCCCGCCCGGCCGGCGGCGGGGGGATCCGGGGGTTTATGGCCCGCATGTTCGACCGTTATCGCGCCCTGGCAGCGGAGGACGTGCCATCGTCCGGCGAGGGCGGCTAA
- the flhA gene encoding component of the flagellar export machinery (Evidence 2a : Function from experimental evidences in other organisms; PubMedId : 10234819, 15516571, 20534509, 28771466; Product type f : factor) → MDLSRAMFREAMIPMAAVVAVLMLVIPVPAGVLDFFLVANIGLAIGVLVTTLFIRQVLDFSAFPSLLLLATLFRLALEVTATRLILVQADAGAVIARFGQLVVGSNVVVGIIIFTILVVIQYLVITRGAERVSEVAARFTLDAMPGKQMAIDQELNAGLIREEEARRRRQEVEREADFYGAMDGASKFVRGDAVAGIIIVLVNIIGGLIIGLAERHMSLGQAASTYTILTVGEGLTTQIPALLLSTATGLVVTRSGLAGPLGQDLWTQMTGIPRVLYIVAIVLFLMALLGLPPLVPILLGAGAWYGGWRLEQAQKAEAERQARQEAQQRADAVRSPEAALNLLGVDTIELEVGVGLVPLVGGQAGKELRDRIAALRQKMVAELGLVIPAVRVRDNVDLGLNAYRIRIRGAEVAAGEVRPDRLLAMGSHDPGIEGEQPTRDPVFGVTAWWIRPDARDRAELAGATVIDPGTVLVTHLAEVVRRHAWEILGRQDVKQLIDHVRRTHPVVVQELIPDLLSLGEVQRVLANLLRERVSIRDLPSILEALADRARQTRDVEALTEAVRQAIGRSIARPFVRGGTLTALVLGPEAERVIAAGIEHTDAGSYLNLDPAAAQRLLSQLQAGLAKLPPGLPPVVLCSPTVRFYLKRLTERVAPDLTVLSYAELSPDIAVKTIGVIEG, encoded by the coding sequence ATGGACCTGAGCCGGGCCATGTTCCGCGAGGCCATGATCCCCATGGCCGCAGTGGTGGCGGTGCTGATGCTGGTCATCCCGGTACCGGCCGGGGTGCTCGACTTCTTCCTGGTGGCCAACATCGGGCTGGCCATCGGCGTGCTGGTCACCACCCTGTTCATCCGGCAGGTGCTGGACTTCTCCGCCTTCCCCTCCCTGCTGCTGCTGGCCACCCTCTTCCGCCTGGCGCTGGAGGTGACCGCCACCCGCCTCATCCTGGTCCAGGCGGACGCGGGGGCGGTCATCGCCCGCTTCGGGCAGCTGGTGGTGGGGTCTAATGTGGTGGTGGGCATCATCATCTTCACCATCCTGGTCGTCATCCAGTACCTGGTGATTACCCGGGGTGCAGAGCGGGTGTCGGAGGTGGCGGCGCGCTTCACCCTGGACGCCATGCCCGGCAAGCAGATGGCCATCGACCAGGAGCTCAACGCCGGCCTCATCCGCGAGGAGGAAGCCCGGCGCCGCCGGCAGGAGGTGGAGCGGGAGGCGGACTTCTACGGGGCCATGGACGGGGCCTCCAAGTTCGTGCGCGGCGACGCGGTGGCCGGCATCATCATCGTGCTGGTCAACATCATCGGCGGCCTCATCATCGGCCTGGCCGAACGCCACATGAGCCTGGGCCAGGCCGCCAGCACCTACACCATCCTGACGGTGGGCGAGGGGCTGACCACCCAGATCCCCGCCCTGCTGCTCTCCACCGCCACCGGGCTGGTGGTCACCCGCTCCGGCCTGGCCGGCCCGCTGGGCCAGGACCTGTGGACCCAGATGACCGGTATCCCCCGTGTGCTCTACATCGTGGCCATCGTCCTCTTCCTGATGGCCCTGCTGGGCCTGCCGCCCCTGGTGCCCATCCTGCTGGGGGCGGGGGCCTGGTACGGGGGCTGGCGCCTGGAACAGGCCCAGAAGGCGGAGGCGGAGCGCCAGGCCCGCCAGGAGGCGCAGCAGCGGGCGGACGCGGTCCGCAGCCCGGAGGCGGCCCTCAACCTACTGGGGGTCGACACCATCGAACTGGAGGTGGGCGTGGGCCTGGTGCCGCTGGTGGGGGGCCAGGCCGGCAAGGAGCTGCGCGACCGCATCGCCGCCCTGCGCCAGAAGATGGTCGCGGAACTGGGGCTGGTCATCCCCGCGGTGCGGGTGCGGGACAACGTCGACCTCGGCCTCAACGCCTACCGCATCCGCATCCGGGGGGCGGAGGTGGCGGCGGGGGAGGTGCGGCCCGACCGCCTCCTGGCCATGGGATCCCATGACCCCGGCATCGAGGGGGAGCAGCCCACCCGCGACCCGGTGTTCGGGGTGACCGCGTGGTGGATCCGGCCGGATGCGCGGGACCGCGCCGAGCTGGCAGGGGCCACCGTCATCGACCCCGGCACGGTCCTGGTCACGCACCTGGCCGAGGTGGTCCGGCGCCATGCCTGGGAGATCCTGGGCCGGCAGGATGTCAAGCAGCTCATCGACCACGTGCGGCGCACCCACCCGGTGGTGGTACAAGAGCTCATCCCTGACCTGCTCAGCCTGGGCGAAGTGCAGCGGGTGCTGGCCAACCTCTTGCGGGAGCGGGTCTCCATCCGCGACCTGCCCAGCATCCTGGAGGCGCTGGCCGACCGTGCCCGCCAGACCCGGGACGTGGAGGCCCTGACCGAGGCGGTGCGCCAGGCCATCGGCCGCAGCATCGCCCGCCCCTTCGTGCGCGGGGGGACCCTGACCGCCCTGGTGCTGGGGCCGGAGGCGGAGCGGGTGATCGCGGCCGGCATCGAGCACACCGACGCCGGCAGTTACCTCAACCTCGACCCCGCTGCCGCCCAACGCCTGCTGAGCCAGCTGCAGGCCGGCCTGGCCAAGCTGCCGCCGGGCCTGCCGCCGGTGGTGTTGTGTTCCCCTACGGTACGGTTCTACCTGAAGCGGCTCACCGAACGGGTGGCCCCGGATCTCACGGTGTTGTCCTACGCCGAACTCAGTCCGGACATCGCGGTCAAGACCATTGGGGTGATTGAGGGATGA
- a CDS encoding Flagellar protein (modular protein), whose product MHGSLPLLLNFLWAMALVVALAVVAVRLLKRLGWGRSSPGRHVEQLDYLALGPKRGIAVVQVFDKTLCLGITDNQVTLLTELELSPQVLAEVRNGGPVPVWSETRAPGVEFGAEILRQLRKGAGHGTGR is encoded by the coding sequence GTGCACGGGTCGCTGCCCTTGTTGCTCAATTTTCTTTGGGCCATGGCCCTGGTGGTGGCCCTGGCGGTGGTGGCGGTGCGGCTCCTGAAGCGTCTGGGCTGGGGCCGGTCCAGCCCCGGCCGCCACGTGGAGCAGCTGGATTACCTGGCCCTGGGGCCCAAGCGGGGGATTGCGGTGGTGCAGGTGTTCGACAAGACCCTCTGCCTGGGCATCACCGACAATCAGGTAACGCTGCTCACCGAACTAGAGCTCAGTCCCCAGGTGCTGGCTGAGGTCCGCAACGGCGGGCCGGTGCCGGTCTGGAGCGAGACCCGCGCCCCCGGAGTGGAGTTCGGGGCCGAGATCCTGCGGCAGCTGCGCAAGGGGGCCGGCCATGGGACGGGTCGGTAG
- the fliP gene encoding component of the flagellar export machinery (Evidence 2a : Function from experimental evidences in other organisms; PubMedId : 15516571, 15849754, 16850406, 22720735, 26244495, 27855178, 28559296; Product type t : transporter): MGRVGRRLGVAAGLGLTGGLVLTAPVQAAGGLPSITINPGSAAGPSATIEVLALLTLLSFLPAILLTMTAFTRVVTVLAFVRSALGLQQTPPNQVLIGLALFLTLFIMAPTLSAIDHQALVPYLHGELSLGQAGLRALGPLRLFMYRQTRPSDLALFLRLDHVPPPHGLSQVPTVALIPAFIISELKTAFEIGAYIYLPFVIVDLVVSTVLMSMGMLMVPPTLISLPLKLLLFVLANGWNLVVQSLVLSFRPLH; this comes from the coding sequence ATGGGACGGGTCGGTAGACGTCTGGGGGTGGCCGCAGGCCTGGGCCTGACCGGCGGTCTGGTGCTGACGGCCCCGGTGCAGGCGGCGGGCGGGCTGCCCTCCATCACCATCAATCCCGGCAGCGCGGCGGGACCCAGCGCGACCATCGAGGTGCTGGCGCTGCTGACCCTGCTGTCTTTCCTGCCCGCCATCCTGCTGACCATGACCGCCTTCACGCGGGTGGTCACGGTGCTGGCGTTTGTGCGCAGCGCCCTCGGCCTGCAGCAGACGCCGCCCAATCAGGTGCTGATCGGGCTGGCCCTGTTCCTGACCCTGTTCATCATGGCGCCCACCCTGTCCGCCATCGACCATCAGGCGCTGGTTCCCTACCTGCACGGGGAGCTCAGCCTGGGCCAGGCGGGGCTGCGGGCCCTGGGGCCGCTCCGGCTGTTTATGTACCGGCAGACCCGGCCGTCGGACCTGGCGCTGTTTTTGCGCTTGGACCACGTGCCGCCCCCGCATGGCCTCAGCCAGGTGCCGACGGTGGCCTTGATCCCGGCCTTCATCATTTCCGAGCTCAAGACCGCCTTTGAGATCGGGGCGTACATCTACCTGCCCTTTGTGATCGTCGACCTGGTGGTCTCCACCGTGCTGATGTCGATGGGGATGCTGATGGTGCCGCCCACCCTCATCTCCCTGCCGCTGAAGCTGCTGCTGTTCGTCCTAGCCAATGGCTGGAACCTGGTGGTGCAGTCGCTGGTGCTGTCCTTCCGTCCCCTGCATTGA